From Streptomyces sp. NBC_00690, a single genomic window includes:
- the moeZ gene encoding adenylyltransferase/sulfurtransferase MoeZ, translating into MSLPPLVEPAAELTVDEVRRYSRHLIIPDVGMDGQKRLKNAKVLCVGAGGLGSPALMYLAAAGVGTLGIVEFDEVDESNLQRQIIHSQADIGRSKAESAKDSVLGINPYVNVVLHKDRLEAENVMDIFSQYDLIVDGTDNFATRYLVNDACVLLNKPYVWGSIYRFDGQASVFWSEHGPCYRCLYPEPPPPGMVPSCAEGGVLGVLCASVGSIQVTEAIKVLTGVGDSLVGRLMIYDALEMQYRQVKVRKDPNCAVCGENPTVTELIDYEAFCGVVSEEAQQAAAGSTITPKQLKEWIDDGENIEIIDVREVNEYEIVSIPGAKLIPKNEFLMGTALQSLPQDKKIVLHCKTGVRSAEVLAVLKSAGFADAVHVGGGVIGWVNQIEPSKPIY; encoded by the coding sequence GTGTCGCTGCCACCCCTGGTCGAGCCAGCTGCTGAGCTCACCGTCGACGAGGTCCGCAGGTACTCCCGCCACCTGATCATCCCCGACGTCGGGATGGACGGGCAGAAGCGGCTGAAGAACGCCAAGGTGCTCTGTGTGGGCGCCGGCGGCCTCGGGTCGCCGGCTCTGATGTACCTCGCGGCGGCCGGTGTCGGCACCCTCGGCATCGTGGAGTTCGACGAGGTCGACGAGTCGAACCTCCAGCGCCAGATCATCCACAGCCAGGCCGACATCGGCCGTTCCAAGGCCGAGTCCGCCAAGGACTCGGTCCTGGGCATCAACCCGTACGTGAACGTGGTCCTCCACAAGGATCGGCTCGAAGCCGAGAATGTGATGGACATCTTCAGCCAGTACGACCTGATCGTGGACGGCACGGACAACTTCGCCACCCGCTACCTCGTCAACGACGCGTGTGTGCTGCTGAACAAGCCGTACGTCTGGGGCTCGATCTACCGCTTCGACGGTCAGGCTTCCGTCTTCTGGTCCGAGCACGGTCCCTGCTACCGCTGCCTCTACCCCGAGCCCCCGCCGCCGGGCATGGTCCCGAGCTGCGCCGAGGGCGGTGTGCTCGGAGTGCTCTGCGCCTCCGTGGGCTCCATCCAGGTCACCGAGGCGATCAAGGTCCTGACCGGTGTTGGTGACTCCCTGGTCGGCCGTCTGATGATCTACGACGCCCTGGAGATGCAGTACCGCCAGGTCAAGGTTCGCAAGGACCCCAACTGCGCGGTCTGTGGCGAGAACCCCACCGTCACCGAACTGATCGACTACGAGGCGTTCTGCGGTGTGGTGTCCGAGGAGGCCCAGCAGGCCGCCGCGGGGTCCACGATCACCCCGAAGCAGCTCAAGGAGTGGATCGACGACGGCGAGAACATCGAGATCATCGATGTTCGCGAGGTCAACGAGTACGAGATCGTCTCCATCCCGGGTGCGAAGCTGATCCCCAAGAACGAGTTCCTGATGGGGACGGCCCTCCAGAGCCTGCCGCAGGACAAGAAGATCGTCCTGCACTGCAAGACCGGTGTCCGTAGTGCGGAGGTGCTCGCGGTCCTGAAGTCCGCTGGCTTCGCCGACGCGGTGCACGTGGGCGGTGGAGTGATCGGCTGGGTCAACCAGATCGAGCCGAGCAAGCCCATCTACTGA
- a CDS encoding alpha/beta hydrolase, which yields MRRRAGALAAAGLLLAGVVGCSDDPPAKGAPGSGGSSTAPSTLDSAAPTADGPATQAALPAALTGQKLVWKKCKAPVKAYGSYAQKPEKRWECATLKAPLDYRKPAGETVGIALVRAKAQKPGSRIGSLLFNFGGPGGSGVAALPNSAAEFKTLNSRYDLVSFDPRGVAESSAVVCRDSKQAEAGFRLDNTPDTPAEEQAFLKDSRAFGAGCARISGRILPHVGTSNAARDMDLMRQVLGDDKLHYLGFSYGTELGAVYAHLFPGKVGRLVLDAVVDPSADYVGHARNQTLGFQRALDNYFKSRDISAKDGTARVVKLLDRLDREPMPAGGGRKLTQGLALTGIVLPLYSESQWQYLTDALAGAEKGDGAQLLALADSYNGRDENGEYTTRDHSQRAISCADTKAKVSADEVRSRHLADFTKVSPVFGPYLAWDLAGWCADWPVTGAWETPEVSAKGADPILVIGTTGDPATPYEGARRMADELGSGVGVLVTNKGEGHGAYGTSSCVTRTVDDYLLDGKVPADGKVCS from the coding sequence ATGCGCAGGCGCGCGGGCGCACTGGCAGCGGCGGGACTGCTGCTGGCCGGCGTCGTGGGATGCAGCGATGACCCGCCCGCGAAGGGCGCGCCCGGGTCCGGTGGCAGCAGCACCGCGCCGAGCACGCTCGACAGCGCCGCACCCACCGCCGATGGTCCTGCCACACAGGCAGCCCTGCCGGCTGCGCTGACCGGACAGAAGCTGGTCTGGAAGAAGTGCAAGGCGCCCGTGAAGGCGTACGGCAGCTATGCGCAGAAGCCGGAGAAGCGGTGGGAGTGCGCCACGCTCAAGGCGCCGTTGGACTACCGCAAGCCGGCCGGGGAGACGGTCGGCATCGCCCTGGTGCGGGCGAAGGCGCAGAAACCGGGCAGCCGCATCGGATCGCTCCTGTTCAACTTCGGTGGGCCGGGCGGCTCCGGCGTCGCGGCGCTGCCGAACAGCGCGGCCGAGTTCAAGACCCTCAACAGCCGTTACGACCTGGTCAGTTTTGACCCGCGGGGTGTTGCCGAGAGTTCCGCGGTGGTCTGCCGCGACAGCAAGCAGGCAGAAGCGGGCTTCCGTCTGGACAACACTCCGGACACCCCGGCGGAGGAGCAGGCGTTCCTCAAGGACTCCCGGGCCTTCGGAGCCGGTTGCGCCCGCATATCGGGCCGGATCCTCCCCCATGTGGGCACGTCGAACGCCGCACGGGACATGGATCTGATGCGCCAGGTCCTGGGCGACGACAAGCTGCACTACCTGGGCTTCTCGTACGGCACGGAACTGGGTGCCGTCTATGCCCATCTGTTCCCCGGCAAGGTGGGCCGGCTCGTCCTGGACGCCGTGGTCGACCCCAGCGCGGACTACGTGGGCCATGCGCGCAATCAGACGCTGGGCTTCCAGCGAGCCCTGGACAACTACTTCAAGAGCCGCGACATCAGTGCGAAGGACGGCACCGCGCGGGTGGTGAAGCTGCTGGACCGACTGGACCGTGAGCCGATGCCCGCGGGCGGGGGCCGGAAGCTGACCCAAGGGCTCGCCCTGACCGGAATCGTCCTGCCGTTGTACTCGGAGAGCCAGTGGCAGTACCTGACGGACGCATTGGCCGGGGCGGAGAAGGGTGACGGCGCCCAGTTGCTGGCCCTCGCCGACTCGTACAACGGGCGGGACGAGAACGGCGAGTACACCACGCGCGACCACTCCCAGCGCGCCATATCCTGCGCCGACACCAAGGCGAAAGTGTCGGCTGACGAGGTGCGGTCCCGTCATCTGGCCGACTTCACCAAGGTCTCGCCGGTCTTCGGTCCCTATCTGGCCTGGGACCTCGCCGGCTGGTGCGCCGACTGGCCGGTGACCGGCGCATGGGAGACCCCGGAGGTGTCGGCGAAGGGCGCAGATCCGATCCTGGTGATAGGGACCACGGGCGACCCCGCGACCCCCTATGAAGGCGCACGGCGGATGGCGGACGAGTTGGGTTCCGGTGTGGGTGTGCTGGTGACCAACAAGGGCGAAGGGCACGGCGCCTACGGCACCAGCTCTTGCGTAACCCGCACCGTGGATGACTATCTGCTGGACGGCAAGGTTCCGGCCGACGGCAAGGTCTGCTCCTAG
- a CDS encoding alpha/beta hydrolase — MPTTSVAVRAVAFAASLTVLLVAGCSDGGSKDSDSGSDRSTVDDFASQRLTWTACPAPSEAEGGGPSPSPLPGGATWQCSFMDVPLDYDKPDGETIELALIRARAINQEERIGSLIFNFGGPGGSGVATLPSLAPDYAALRSRYDLVSFDPRGVGRSVPVECEDNRQLDVFYAQDATPDDTAEEKAYTNSLKGYANACKENSGSELPHVGTVSAARDMDLMRRVLGDGKLHYFGISYGTELGGVYAHLYPKSVGRAVFDAVVDPTKNAEQSSLGQTEGFQLALTNFAENCITRGDECLLPGTSVQEIQDGIVALLRKLDENPIAGIGDRKLTQTQATNGIAQALYSTEYWELLEQGLDDADGGDGALLLALSDAMNGRSDNGHYSNTGAANAAINCVDSKERYTLEQTKEKLPEFRAASPVFGDYLGWGMLGCTHWPVAGEWSSPDVSAPGAAPIVVIGNTGDPATPYEGARAMVEALGKGVGVELTYDGQGHGAYNSGNRCVQRAVDGYLLQGTVPASGTVCKET; from the coding sequence ATGCCGACCACTTCCGTAGCCGTGCGTGCCGTCGCCTTCGCCGCTTCTCTGACCGTGCTGCTGGTCGCGGGTTGCTCGGACGGCGGCAGCAAGGACAGTGACAGCGGGTCGGACCGATCGACGGTGGACGACTTCGCCAGCCAACGGCTCACCTGGACGGCCTGCCCGGCTCCGTCCGAGGCGGAGGGCGGTGGACCCTCGCCCTCGCCCCTGCCCGGCGGTGCGACCTGGCAGTGCTCGTTCATGGACGTACCCCTTGACTACGACAAACCCGATGGCGAAACCATCGAACTCGCCCTCATCCGGGCGCGGGCGATCAACCAGGAGGAACGGATCGGCTCGTTGATCTTCAACTTCGGGGGTCCCGGTGGCTCCGGAGTCGCCACCCTGCCCTCCCTCGCCCCCGACTACGCGGCCCTGCGCAGCCGCTACGACCTGGTGAGCTTCGACCCCCGCGGCGTGGGTCGCAGCGTGCCGGTGGAATGCGAGGACAACCGTCAACTGGATGTGTTCTACGCCCAGGACGCCACGCCCGACGACACCGCGGAGGAGAAGGCGTACACGAACAGCCTGAAGGGGTACGCCAACGCCTGCAAGGAGAACTCCGGTTCGGAGCTGCCCCATGTGGGGACCGTCAGCGCCGCACGCGACATGGACCTCATGCGACGCGTGCTCGGTGACGGAAAGTTGCACTACTTCGGCATCTCGTACGGCACCGAACTGGGCGGGGTCTACGCCCATCTCTATCCGAAGAGCGTCGGCAGGGCGGTGTTCGACGCCGTCGTCGACCCGACGAAGAACGCGGAGCAAAGCTCCTTGGGGCAGACCGAAGGATTCCAACTCGCCCTCACCAACTTCGCCGAGAACTGCATCACGCGCGGCGATGAATGCCTGCTCCCCGGCACCTCCGTACAGGAGATCCAGGACGGGATCGTGGCGCTGCTCCGGAAGCTGGACGAGAATCCGATCGCCGGCATCGGCGACCGGAAGCTAACCCAGACCCAGGCGACCAACGGCATCGCCCAGGCGTTGTACTCCACCGAGTACTGGGAGTTGCTGGAACAGGGGCTCGACGATGCCGACGGCGGGGACGGAGCGCTGCTGCTCGCCCTCTCCGATGCGATGAACGGGCGCAGCGACAACGGCCACTACAGCAATACGGGTGCCGCCAATGCGGCCATCAACTGCGTTGACTCCAAGGAGCGTTACACACTGGAGCAGACGAAGGAGAAGCTGCCCGAGTTCCGTGCCGCCTCACCCGTCTTCGGCGACTACCTGGGCTGGGGCATGCTCGGGTGCACGCACTGGCCCGTGGCCGGGGAGTGGAGTTCGCCCGATGTGTCCGCGCCGGGCGCCGCGCCGATCGTCGTCATCGGCAACACCGGCGACCCGGCGACGCCGTATGAGGGGGCGAGGGCGATGGTCGAGGCGCTGGGCAAGGGCGTGGGCGTCGAGTTGACCTACGACGGCCAGGGGCACGGCGCCTACAACAGCGGCAATCGTTGTGTCCAGCGTGCGGTGGACGGCTATCTCCTCCAGGGGACGGTGCCCGCCTCGGGGACGGTGTGCAAGGAGACCTGA